From Phenylobacterium immobile (ATCC 35973), a single genomic window includes:
- a CDS encoding phage tail terminator-like protein, giving the protein MASGADTFLALTDYVLTLSIGSPTLDVVMPEPGETFVPVDDEPYLEVADFPNAPLAQGLKAGRLDQGLMQITAVWPKNRGLVDAKRAADQIIAAFPQGKRLGAVKINRASWQAAPIIGAADVRVPVTISWTVSAT; this is encoded by the coding sequence ATGGCAAGCGGCGCTGATACCTTCCTCGCCCTTACCGACTACGTCCTGACGCTCTCGATCGGCTCGCCGACGCTGGACGTTGTCATGCCGGAGCCTGGAGAGACATTCGTTCCCGTAGACGACGAGCCCTATCTTGAGGTCGCCGACTTTCCGAACGCACCTCTCGCGCAAGGTCTCAAGGCAGGTCGCCTTGACCAAGGCCTCATGCAGATCACGGCGGTCTGGCCAAAGAACCGAGGCCTCGTCGACGCTAAGCGGGCGGCTGACCAGATCATCGCTGCGTTTCCCCAAGGCAAACGTCTGGGCGCCGTCAAGATTAACCGGGCCTCGTGGCAGGCCGCACCAATCATCGGGGCCGCCGACGTGCGCGTGCCCGTGACTATCAGCTGGACCGTCTCGGCCACCTGA
- a CDS encoding phage tail assembly chaperone — MFRNSNIKRERDHHPLPDPPIQLGPILEWYGRLNRRRQSGMTVNPLTFQEIEAFERKALITLTAWQTRLIERIDDTFLAVVGEERAARSKPEAQSSQVPVENTKGMRSLFRGMAERLNPTRAKEAQ, encoded by the coding sequence GTGTTCCGCAACTCGAACATCAAGCGTGAACGCGACCACCACCCTCTCCCCGATCCCCCGATCCAACTCGGGCCGATCTTGGAGTGGTACGGCAGGCTAAACCGCCGGCGTCAGTCCGGCATGACTGTAAACCCGCTCACTTTCCAGGAGATCGAGGCCTTCGAGCGGAAGGCTCTGATCACCCTGACCGCCTGGCAGACACGCTTGATCGAGCGGATCGACGACACCTTCCTAGCCGTCGTCGGGGAGGAGAGGGCGGCCCGGTCTAAGCCGGAAGCCCAGTCCTCTCAGGTGCCAGTCGAGAATACAAAAGGCATGCGCTCGCTTTTCCGCGGCATGGCCGAACGGCTCAATCCCACCAGGGCGAAGGAGGCGCAGTGA
- a CDS encoding ATP-grasp domain-containing protein, producing the protein MIVLQNNLIDRLTAPLAMWAHAHGIEVIDLSWNDRTQEALGQIAPAQSVFIYGSTAFVRAARNTALASFVHWTPGAFVAARWVDRFGAAYVGVDGRTALAREVPALLPAAIRPNEEAKAFNGGIYDQTSWGELRLSPDIECFVMPISEISEEHRAWFVRGQLITASRYRKDGRMDVAPSDNCAIDAAVALSACLPLPTIVMDIALTPSGWRMLELNCVNTSGWYAADPGLIAGAILGQPIDSRAKLA; encoded by the coding sequence ATGATTGTTCTTCAGAACAACCTTATCGATCGCTTGACCGCGCCCCTCGCCATGTGGGCGCACGCTCACGGCATCGAAGTAATCGACCTCTCTTGGAATGATCGAACCCAGGAAGCGCTAGGCCAGATCGCGCCGGCGCAAAGCGTATTTATCTACGGTTCAACCGCGTTCGTTCGCGCGGCGCGAAACACCGCCCTAGCCAGCTTTGTACATTGGACGCCCGGTGCGTTTGTGGCGGCGCGCTGGGTGGATCGATTCGGCGCAGCTTATGTCGGTGTTGATGGTCGCACCGCTCTAGCCCGTGAAGTGCCCGCACTTCTGCCGGCCGCGATAAGGCCGAATGAGGAGGCGAAAGCATTCAACGGCGGCATCTACGATCAAACTTCATGGGGCGAATTAAGGCTGTCGCCCGACATTGAGTGCTTCGTAATGCCGATCAGTGAAATCTCAGAAGAACACCGCGCGTGGTTCGTTCGCGGTCAGCTGATCACCGCCTCGCGATATCGAAAGGACGGGCGTATGGACGTTGCCCCAAGCGACAACTGCGCCATCGACGCAGCTGTAGCCCTCTCAGCCTGTCTGCCCCTGCCGACGATTGTCATGGACATAGCCCTGACGCCAAGCGGCTGGCGGATGTTGGAGCTGAATTGCGTCAACACAAGCGGGTGGTATGCGGCTGATCCTGGTCTGATCGCCGGCGCCATCCTTGGGCAACCTATCGACAGCCGCGCAAAACTGGCCTGA
- a CDS encoding phage head spike fiber domain-containing protein: protein MRVVVPVPITDNGAGVFERSTTATYFDGSLVMHLAAIDEPRFNREPGTGVTALLLETAATNLIGYSERVDQWTASGATVTTNTASAPDANNTADKLVESATTAPHYTDGPTFTISAGQPFSIQLFLAQAGRTYARVEIRNVNGTTSSVAQTFLLSSGLLPGATVSVGGASVGTIKRPLVASGFQRISFENVLLASDVTQVQVRVYIQSFTDFTDADTNSTTVSYLGDGTNGILIWGLDAKAGATLSSYIPTATSSTVTRAADTYGNMMVSNVAESEPVYSAVTSYALGYIVRGNTTDNQHERFESLAASNSGHALTDLDYWFPLGATNRWAPFDLFRSTGATAASPMYYAITPFTAVDVAAFSNVIADRYTLEVKDETGAVVLTESGELDSGSPRSRAAFDLPEVDDCTITLTLERDDGDVTLGSFDVGVAYDLGETLEGAEDDATNYSKLERDEFGTLLIVPRRSIPRISATSFCTPEQVAPARVARSLLNAAVGLWFGIEDSSHVYFDSMFLRGIYRRFSIRLAVTTAMIDLEIEEV from the coding sequence ATGCGCGTCGTCGTTCCAGTTCCGATCACCGACAACGGCGCGGGCGTCTTCGAACGCTCGACCACGGCGACCTATTTCGACGGCTCGCTGGTCATGCACCTGGCCGCCATCGACGAGCCGCGGTTCAATCGAGAGCCCGGAACCGGCGTCACCGCCCTGCTGCTGGAAACGGCGGCGACCAACCTCATCGGCTATTCCGAACGGGTCGATCAGTGGACCGCCTCAGGCGCCACAGTGACGACGAACACCGCATCGGCGCCGGACGCGAACAACACCGCCGATAAACTGGTCGAGAGCGCCACCACGGCCCCGCATTACACGGACGGCCCGACGTTCACGATCTCCGCAGGCCAGCCCTTCAGCATTCAGCTATTCCTCGCACAAGCAGGGCGCACCTATGCCCGCGTCGAGATCCGCAACGTCAACGGGACCACGTCCTCCGTCGCGCAGACCTTCCTGCTGAGTTCTGGTCTCTTGCCCGGCGCCACGGTGAGCGTCGGCGGGGCATCGGTCGGCACGATCAAGCGCCCCCTGGTCGCGAGCGGCTTCCAACGCATCAGTTTTGAGAACGTCCTGCTGGCGTCCGACGTCACGCAGGTTCAGGTCCGGGTCTATATCCAGAGTTTCACCGACTTCACCGACGCCGACACCAACTCGACGACGGTCAGCTATCTGGGCGACGGCACGAACGGGATCCTGATCTGGGGCCTGGACGCCAAGGCCGGGGCGACGCTCTCCTCCTACATCCCGACCGCCACGTCTTCGACGGTGACCAGGGCCGCCGACACCTATGGAAACATGATGGTGTCGAACGTCGCTGAGAGTGAGCCAGTCTATAGCGCCGTCACATCCTATGCTCTGGGTTACATCGTCCGAGGAAACACGACCGACAACCAGCACGAACGCTTCGAATCCCTGGCTGCGAGCAACAGCGGCCACGCCCTGACCGACCTGGACTACTGGTTCCCGCTCGGGGCGACCAACCGCTGGGCGCCGTTCGACCTGTTCCGCTCGACGGGCGCCACGGCGGCCTCGCCCATGTACTACGCCATCACGCCCTTTACAGCTGTGGACGTGGCGGCGTTCTCCAACGTCATCGCTGATCGCTACACCCTTGAGGTCAAGGATGAGACGGGCGCCGTGGTGCTCACTGAAAGCGGTGAACTGGACAGCGGTTCGCCCCGCTCACGGGCGGCGTTCGATCTGCCCGAAGTAGACGACTGCACGATCACACTGACCCTGGAGCGCGACGACGGCGACGTAACCCTCGGCTCCTTCGACGTCGGCGTCGCCTACGACCTTGGCGAGACGCTGGAAGGCGCGGAAGACGACGCGACGAACTACTCCAAGCTGGAGCGCGACGAGTTCGGCACCCTATTGATCGTCCCCCGGCGCAGCATCCCGCGCATATCCGCCACGTCGTTCTGCACCCCCGAACAGGTGGCCCCGGCTCGCGTCGCGCGCTCGCTCCTGAATGCCGCGGTTGGGCTGTGGTTCGGCATCGAAGATTCCAGCCACGTCTACTTCGACTCGATGTTCCTGCGCGGCATCTATCGCCGCTTTTCCATCCGCTTGGCCGTCACCACGGCCATGATCGACCTGGAGATTGAGGAGGTCTGA
- a CDS encoding phage tail length tape measure family protein, with the protein MSDAADLIMRASVQGGREAVVTLDQISASAVKAERAERELGSATSQMAQQIKQAEAAMRGEYAVTRQLAAAQQAAAAAVASTASTATTQMVVMGKAHAAAAAGAKIQSHEAMNLSRQLSDVAVMGAMGSNAMAILITQGPQIADVFQTMAARGVTVRSALMGIVQSVGPLAALTAGFYALRSAFQEGRKSSEESRAAMERYSSAMAAAEEASGAAVDVAMKALLDGATYVDDTQKKLVESMLAAGKGFDAVTEALAAYAQANAIPKALADAILALKDPDAYAMSQLKTAQGLRRDEVNTAFGAGYLTADQLSKINDQLKELEALEVADLMKSKISEAASGLTDAYNREASAIQTTIDRFRELASSLRQYGAGLSMAGLPEAAQAASSRAAFTALQARIRRGDIGALDQVQTVGNSYLQTSLSQATDALSYARDRAQVRRLADDAATLAESELSIAEQQLKVLKSQYDVLVSIDGGLQSFGSAVLSYMEAISPTSNDNGTDTNTLLAEQNALLVELLAAQNKGNLAQVGTMQNTAKSATVLVGAAMGEQPLTTAAA; encoded by the coding sequence ATGTCGGACGCGGCAGATCTCATCATGCGCGCCAGTGTGCAGGGCGGCCGGGAAGCGGTCGTGACGCTGGATCAGATCTCGGCGAGTGCGGTCAAAGCTGAGCGAGCCGAGCGTGAACTCGGCTCGGCCACGAGTCAGATGGCGCAGCAAATCAAGCAAGCTGAGGCTGCTATGCGCGGCGAATACGCGGTGACGCGCCAACTTGCGGCGGCCCAACAGGCGGCGGCGGCGGCGGTCGCGTCCACCGCGTCCACCGCCACAACGCAGATGGTGGTCATGGGGAAGGCGCACGCCGCCGCGGCTGCTGGCGCTAAGATACAATCGCACGAGGCCATGAACCTATCGCGCCAACTCAGCGACGTGGCGGTCATGGGGGCGATGGGGTCAAACGCCATGGCGATCCTAATTACCCAGGGCCCGCAGATCGCTGACGTCTTCCAGACCATGGCCGCGCGCGGTGTCACCGTCCGATCCGCCCTGATGGGCATTGTCCAGTCTGTCGGACCTTTGGCGGCTCTAACAGCGGGCTTCTACGCGCTCAGGTCCGCCTTCCAGGAGGGTAGAAAGTCCTCGGAAGAATCGCGCGCAGCTATGGAGCGGTATTCCAGCGCAATGGCTGCTGCTGAGGAGGCCAGCGGCGCAGCCGTGGACGTGGCAATGAAGGCGCTGCTCGACGGTGCGACCTACGTTGACGACACCCAGAAAAAGCTCGTCGAGAGCATGCTGGCCGCGGGCAAGGGCTTTGATGCGGTTACGGAGGCACTTGCCGCCTACGCCCAGGCCAACGCGATCCCGAAGGCCCTTGCTGACGCCATCCTCGCGCTGAAGGACCCCGACGCCTACGCGATGTCGCAACTGAAGACGGCCCAGGGTCTGCGCCGCGATGAGGTCAACACGGCCTTCGGCGCTGGCTATCTGACGGCCGACCAGTTGTCGAAGATCAACGACCAACTGAAGGAGCTTGAGGCCCTGGAGGTCGCCGACCTCATGAAGAGCAAGATCTCGGAAGCCGCCAGCGGCCTGACCGACGCCTACAACCGCGAAGCCTCAGCGATCCAGACCACGATCGATCGTTTCCGCGAACTGGCCTCTTCGCTGCGCCAGTACGGCGCTGGGCTTAGCATGGCGGGGCTTCCCGAGGCGGCTCAAGCGGCCTCCAGCCGTGCCGCCTTCACCGCCCTCCAGGCCCGCATCCGACGGGGCGATATTGGCGCGCTGGATCAGGTGCAGACGGTCGGCAATTCGTACCTTCAGACTTCGCTCTCTCAGGCCACGGACGCGTTGAGTTACGCCCGCGACCGCGCTCAGGTGCGCCGCTTGGCCGACGATGCGGCGACCCTGGCCGAGAGCGAACTGTCGATCGCTGAGCAGCAACTCAAGGTGTTGAAATCGCAATACGATGTCCTGGTGAGCATCGACGGCGGCCTCCAGTCCTTCGGCTCTGCGGTCCTCAGCTACATGGAGGCGATCAGCCCGACGTCGAACGACAACGGGACCGACACGAACACCCTCCTGGCCGAGCAGAACGCACTGCTGGTTGAGCTGCTAGCGGCACAGAACAAGGGCAACCTCGCCCAGGTCGGCACGATGCAGAACACGGCCAAGTCCGCGACGGTGCTTGTCGGCGCGGCGATGGGTGAACAGCCCCTCACGACGGCGGCGGCTTAA
- a CDS encoding helix-turn-helix domain-containing protein yields the protein MFDFSAVRAIRTDEEHEAALRELRPLFEADPDPASEEGARLDALALLIEHYEEGRWPIAKASPLEVLKFMMEQNDRTQADLSALLNSRSRASEILSGKRELTLDQIRLLAREWHIPAAALIGELEPA from the coding sequence ATGTTTGACTTCAGCGCTGTGCGGGCCATCCGCACCGACGAAGAACACGAAGCGGCCCTGCGTGAACTTCGACCCCTATTCGAGGCGGATCCAGATCCCGCGTCGGAGGAAGGCGCTCGCCTGGACGCCCTCGCCCTCCTGATCGAACACTATGAAGAGGGCCGGTGGCCCATCGCCAAGGCGTCTCCGCTTGAAGTCCTCAAGTTCATGATGGAGCAGAACGATCGGACCCAAGCCGACCTGTCTGCGCTCCTAAATTCCCGATCGCGTGCGTCTGAAATACTCAGTGGGAAGCGTGAGCTGACACTCGATCAAATCCGCCTTCTTGCTCGAGAGTGGCACATTCCAGCGGCCGCTTTAATTGGCGAGCTTGAGCCAGCGTAA
- a CDS encoding type II toxin-antitoxin system HigB family toxin — protein MRIIARKTLIEFCDTLPPKERQSATSAMIAWHTAASAVEWSSFAEIKATFNTADWVGDAKVVFDVGGNKYRIVGLVGFRSKRVWVLFVGTHAAYDAIDVSQL, from the coding sequence ATGAGGATCATCGCGCGGAAAACTTTGATCGAGTTCTGCGACACACTCCCTCCGAAGGAGCGCCAGTCTGCTACGTCGGCCATGATCGCATGGCATACTGCGGCTTCTGCCGTGGAGTGGTCGAGCTTCGCCGAGATTAAGGCGACGTTTAACACTGCCGATTGGGTCGGAGACGCAAAGGTCGTTTTCGATGTTGGTGGCAACAAATATCGGATCGTTGGTCTGGTGGGCTTCCGGTCGAAGCGGGTGTGGGTGTTGTTCGTCGGAACCCACGCCGCGTACGATGCAATCGACGTTTCGCAACTCTAG
- a CDS encoding M15 family metallopeptidase: MTYVLGAASRSRLAGVHPDLVRVVERAITLTSVDFKVIEGVRSDEQAYINWGKGRTQGELVAIGVAGKYAQPAAAKVTWLRNPLSTKHRVQGDGYGHAVDLLPAPYDWKALPPFDAVAKAMLAAAVVEKVGIRWGADWDGDGKPREKGETDSPHFELAPGWAKL, translated from the coding sequence ATGACCTACGTTCTAGGCGCGGCCTCGCGGTCGCGGCTTGCTGGCGTTCACCCGGACCTTGTCCGTGTCGTCGAGCGAGCCATCACGCTCACGTCCGTCGACTTCAAGGTCATCGAGGGCGTGCGCTCTGACGAGCAGGCCTACATCAACTGGGGGAAGGGTCGGACACAGGGAGAGTTGGTCGCGATCGGCGTCGCCGGGAAATACGCCCAGCCAGCCGCCGCGAAGGTGACGTGGCTCCGCAACCCGCTCAGCACGAAACACCGCGTCCAGGGCGACGGCTATGGCCATGCCGTGGATCTGCTGCCGGCGCCCTACGACTGGAAAGCCCTGCCACCGTTCGATGCTGTGGCGAAGGCCATGCTCGCCGCTGCGGTCGTCGAGAAGGTTGGCATCCGATGGGGAGCCGACTGGGACGGTGACGGCAAGCCCCGAGAGAAGGGGGAGACTGACAGTCCTCACTTCGAACTCGCGCCGGGTTGGGCCAAGCTATGA